ttgtactaATGTGTTGTCTATTTGTAGTTTTGAGAGAAAGAGACTGAAAGAATTTGATTAGAATGGTAGGTTATGGCTTTGTTATAGAAGAAACTAGAGAGAATGgtgacatatatatataagcagaaaaaagcaaaagcaaaaaagttCTTTGTCTAAGGATAACTTTTTGAAGTGAATGAGATTGACTTTCCAACagtaatttctaaattaaatccCTAgcagaataatattttttttagcactttctattttagttttttgttatttttgtacaaGAATTTTCAACACCTAGCAGCATATGGGTGGCCAGCGGCCGGCTAAGGAAACTAaagatataaatatatgatatatGCATGCACaagaattatataataatatattctttaattcattaagATCTAATTGAGATCAATGTGGATCACAAATTTGTTCTAGGTGGTGATTACAGAGTCATCAGTGGGGCATATTAGTTACCCAACAGGATCAACCAGAAATTCTAACATTTGAAGAATATGGAATCTAAAATATCTGTTTGTGTGGCTTATTTTCGTTTGTTCACACACGCTATTCAATTTGTAATCACTACTTCATTAAGTGTTTAGCTGCAGCTTCAAgatcttatatttatttttgggagaatgcctgtttgatttttttttatagatatcaTATTTATCACTTATATCcatactaaatttttatttacttatttcatCTCTCTCATTAAgtgataatgaaaataattataaaaattaggaCAAAACAATCATTCAAGatgagatattttattaaaattataaattaaaatttgacacAAGTCATTGAGGTTggcaaaaaaatgaaaaatgttaatGCTCTTTAGATAATTACATAAGACTAGTCTTTTTAATCTTCACTTTAATTTTGACACTAAACTGCTTAGAAATGTCATAAAATCCTTTGAAGAAGGTGGAAtaataaatgaacaaaaagcCGCTCTAGTGGTTCTACCCGCCTCGACTCTAGATTAGTCGGGACTCAATGTGGTCTTCGAATACTATATGATTTAATACAcacaaaaagaacaaaaaatgtgaactttatatgttatttattaaaggAAGAGATAAAAcagataatttaatatttaataagattataaataataaatatgatatttatcaGGAATAAAACATACATTCTCACTGTATTTTTCAACGGACATGCCTAATCTGaggtagcgtttactttttggattggagtgggaatcctgaggagtgggaatcttAGGATtgagagtgtggagtgggagtaggagtaagttgtttacttacactgaaATGGAAGCATCGAATAGATAtcagaattcaatttatgtgtttactttgttttggattgggagtaaatagtttcaaattataattttatccttatttaaagaattatagtttttaattacaaagttaataaaaaacatatttaatgaataaacatttattttattatatttgaaaatggaGCCGGCtaagttacgttaaacgtaacttaCGTCAGGCACAGCAACAGTGACAAGTCCCATCACTACCACTGTTGCTGTATCTGGCGtaagttacgtttaacgtaacttaGCCAAAgcctttgaaaatttataataattattaatattcttaattatgaacatcataaaattttattaattttaattttaattatataaattaaaaattattgataagggcaatataaatgaaatatttttactattaacatagtatgaaattaatattttcttagaataaactatttattagtattaattattaatattaaataaatataacactaatattttaaaataaatataataataatatattttcaaataaagatggtttatagtaatattattaattctctattaatataataatattatttttaagtaatttagacttagaatcaaaccaaattattatttagttaaatataataatattatttaaataaatataataatattatttaaataaatataatattatttaaatatttattaaatataattatagtaaatttaataaaaagagggtaaatataaaatgaaacattattttattttatttaatataattatattaaatttattatataaactaataatataatattatttagcacaaaattaatattttcatagaataaactatttattattattaattattaatatcaaatcaatatagtactattatttttaaaataaatataataatattattcaaataaatataatactatttattttattttattaaatataaaaaattaaattaagttaaattaaattaaaaaatgtagaaaatggagaggtgggagtggatttCCACTCCCACTCCGCATGACCCatgggagtcccactcccactctcCACTCTAAAAATGAGTGGGGCCCACGGAGTGGAATTCTTAATTCGGAGTTAATttgttgaaataaatattggaataggaggaatccacactcctcacttCTACtctaaaaagtaaacacaGCCTGAATGAAATGGAGAATTAATTTACATAAAGCATGTCATGCTCATGGGACTCATAACTCCCAACTTTGTGGCAATGAAACcggagaaaaaattaatatccaaCAGAGTGACACATgtataatgttaaaattacaataatgttaaaattacaaaaacttAACGAATCTCTAcgcatttaattaatattatttcaagtAATTATCGAAAATGGAGGAAAAAAGAATTCACTGGGCAAAAGGATGGAAATTTCTCACACGCGTTGCGTAGCCGTGGccttatattattgttttgttgCGGCCTCGCTGGGAAAGCATCGAGGTGAATACAGGGAacttaagtaattaaaaatttgcaGCTTCTTGTGAATGATCGTATCtttcacatttatttttctctggtGGGAAGACTCTTAACAAGACCTGCGTTTTGATCAATTATTGCTAGTGCTACCGGAGCTTTcattccttttcttctttttaaactttttcatATCATTGGTAACAAAATCACTTTCACTGTGTTTAACGCATGCGAGTGGTCGATGGGCCAATCGGCCAAAGCCAATTTAACTTTGATGGAATATACCAGTCAAAAGCTGGACTAAGACTTTACCCCTAGCTATAGGATTTtccatttaagggtatattcATTTGTTCTTGTTGGGGAACAAAAAGGGGAAACAAAAACCATAATCCATTATtgataaagataattaaggtTCAATGCAAACAACCCTCCCCAAGagcatataataaaatatattaaaggtACCagtcattaaataattaaatgattttctatCATGTGCATATTTGTTTAAAAAGATAGTTATACAAATACTAgatatgttaaatttaattacacgtattataaaatatattagttgGTTGTATAATTGCTTCTAATATACTAAATACTTTAAAGTATCTTAAATATCTAATAATTCTCATGTGTGAATacataaatgtaaatttcGTATAGATTCACGACATAATTTATGGTGTAATAATGAATTTGTgtgaaattcatatttttacatccgcatatatatatatatatatatatatagacggTGATCTAATCTAAGGGTTCCAGATTGCATCACTGCCCGAGAAACCTGGTGgtttccttcttttttctttgtgctGGGCTAGACATGGCGGTGCCCGTCATGAACAGCCATTGGTGGCATTTAGATTTAAATCCAGAGGCCGCTAGCATTTTTCCCGGATACTATTCCAATCTGGGACTCTCAAATTAGAATACACACGCACATATGCATGTACATATACATTCCTCCCCACTCCTAAAAAACAATATTTGACATCTTATTGAATGTCTCATTCTAATTCAGATTCCATATAATgggattatatttttcttttaatttcattttaaacttACCTTTTCCTTAAGGAAGTATATAacgtaaaaaaaaatcaattcaaatttattaaataataataaatcatttctACTAATCATTTAGAATATAATAGCTATAACTACTCATTCTATTAAATTAGAATAcgattattatattaaatttatattaatgcaTCCATCGAAACCTTATTATTTAGGAATGACAAAAATCTCAATGGGTTTGCCAATGCactttattgaatttgaattcctATTAGTCAATCATTGTTCAGTCAATCACTTCTCGTCTTGGCGTCAAGCTTTAATATTCCACGATTTACACGGCAATCaacttttcactttttttttccttttccagcttcgtccccttttttttttgtccattGCATAAAGGAAATTACAAATGCTCTTTCCTTTATAAAAGAGAATGAATGACACCGCGTGCCGCGGTGTAtacagtaaaaataattttataaatataggaccaaactaattttattaataggcggacattataatttaataaagatatagttataaaaatttattatttcgaCTTAGTAATCTTTAATTTGTAAGtgatataaaagtaaaatatgcactatattaataattaattaatgaagcaTGTAAGGATGACAAAAATCCCTACGGGAACTGGTATCCTCGGGATTTTCctcattcggggagggtatgaggataatttcatacccaatttcttattcgagGAAGGGacggagaaatttttttacccaatctcttattcggggaggggacggggatgaggtggaatccccatcccctacccatttcctcattttaatttttatttttatttttattttttaaaattactagtaaataaataataaaatttgaattataaaattataaatattggtaaaaataaaaaatatcaaaatatttatattattaaacttttaggcctaattaactaattaaagtcttaaatttttatttagaacattaaaaaaactgggtaaattctattagcccaaaaaatttgtttttattttaatattcattaaatgttttaaacttaaatctattttttatttatttttaaatgttataatTGTCCACatcgaatcacaattttaatatctaatttaatctaatataatctaatctaatatttgctcttaATTTGCTCCGACTTAAATATTGTGCTGTAAATGGattagtccacatttataaagtgtccacgccaccattgaaaaagttaattttgaatctaaattcgattttatttgtaacaattttgtatttgactattaatttattcacgatagtttgtaaaagaagtttgtatctcTTCCatgctgcgttacttactaatttaatgtatgtgacttgtaatggatattaatgtaagatatatttcaaattttacttctatttgaattttttattttaatatgattaactcaaaatcgaaaacaaaaaatgtattagttattcggggatcggggacccttggggatcccctgttattattcgaggaggggatgaggattctctcaagtaattctgacggggacgaGGAGGGGATAtggacatacgcaaaatatcggggaagggtacggggagattggtcccctcccctgccctccccattgccatccctagaaGTATGTCAAATCTCATGTATAGGCATTGACAAAAGAGATATacatagtttaaaaaaaactaataaatgcATTTATATGGTATTGAGaatacacaaaatcaaattaaaagtttaaacGATTGCATTctctttaatctttttctattaacgtaaattctataaatattatacgATGATTTGATAACAAATCTTAAGAATGAATCTTTGTCCCAACTAgctttataaaaatactttatttCATCTTAATCATTTAATGCAACATagcatataaattttataatacatagataattattaatatgtgAAGGCAAAGTCTTTAAGATGGGGATGTGGAtgaattttaacttattataatatgaagtttattcttatttataactaGCGCAAATTGGgactattatattttatgagcGTGTAGAGGTTATTCTTATATgtagaggtggcaaaaatacccgcccggtccggacccggaccgtacCCGGGTGTTGCGGGCCGGGTAATACCCGGCCCGGGTATGAAGCCGGGTcggtcttgggcatcacttgataaacccggaacccggattttattaaaaaaaattataaaatatatattattttaaatattttatatttatttgacttatttattatacatatataaagttttaaacacttaaagtttatattttcatgtcaaattttattgaaataaatttaaaacttataaaattatcaaaaaataaaaaatatatacacataaaatattaaaaaatataaaatccgggtacccggattaaaacctggcccggacccggacccggaccgattgcatccgggcagggtccggtcatggcaatacccggacccggcccggggttttgccatctctacttATATGGAGTGTCACTAtggatctctctctctctctctctctctctctctctctctctctctctctctctctctatatatatatatatatatatatatagtataaTTCTCAGGTATAGgcaccctaattttttttttaaatagggACATATTGTTAAGCAATACGTCTTATTAGAGTTAATACAATGTAAGCATGtgatttaatagtattaaaaattaactctattaaATTGCTCAAGTTAACATGTCcgctaaaaaaaaatgaggacaCTCGCACTAGAAAAAGACTATATTCATATATGGTAGTAATTGCATCACACACCCGGAATCCACTAAGGGATGTTGGATTTCGTTGGTggctttctttttatttttttggtcgGCCGCATGTGGACCTCACCTTGTGCAGCCACCAGCTTGGACACTGTTCCAATCTGGGAGTCTCGAATTGGAATAGTTCCCCtatatatatcaaaatcaattttgtgtAACAGcaattaactaatttaaaCCTAATCATTAAACTCATATACGACCTAATCAACACCAGCTTTAGAGTATCTGGAGCCCTAagtgaattttttatataaggCTTCTTTTTATTCTACAGTTTCAATACTTAAAAAAAGgcataaaatcaattccatatttaattcttgaatttcaacaataataaaaaaatcctaaaaaattttaaaaatcaaacaaacaaaaaaagttaAGAATACATGCATCATAGTAAtacaagttttaaaattaagcaaTGTGTTGATACCCTATATATTggttgataaaaatataaaaacttaatgtaattaataaaatggaCACGTGAAAATTatgatatcaatttttttactgacacatcaatttgtaaaagaatttatatctctatcattaattttatcactcatgatcatcatttttttcctcaaaaatAACGTTTAACTTTGTAGTAAACCTACCTCTTCCACCACGCCCCTTTCGATTTAGCGTTGATCCTCCACTACCGTCGCCACCATCGCCAACTACTATCTTCGGACTGCTCAAACCCAAAACCCTAGTACTAAAATCCAACCAAAAATCATCTTTTTTCACCACACAACCACAACACTTTCCCCGGCCACCTCTCATCTTATTCAAAGCCAAACTTGCTTTCACTGCCAAAGAAACCATCTTCTCACCTCTAAGAGGACTCTTCAACCAACTCACCGGCAAGGCAAAGTATAGTCGGCCCGGTTGAAGCATTTCATCGCCATTAATACCCGAAAGAAAGGTATCGAAATCCATATCCTCCATGTTGCATACAAAACTCATCGGGTTTTTCTCTAGTACTTGTGAGACCCTAACTGGGtatgcaaattcttgaagcCTGCCATCGTGGAGTATCACCTTTGCCGTGGCTACATTAGTTGATTCACATGAGTTACAAATACCCATATATAAAttgttcttaatttaattattccaCAAGCTTGTGAAGAGTGAGGAGATACTCGAGGGAGGAAGaagacatatatatatatatatatacacacatacaaGTTTCTTTGTCTTAgggtttatttaattaataaaattaattagttattggTTTATATTCCTTCAATTGGTCATAttggaaaaaacaaaaatacattATTCCTTCCACAACGTgcttttaattaaacattttaaGCAAGTATTTATGTGCTGCCGTTTCTTTGGGGATGCTCGTGATTCGTCTTCATTTCCAGAATTGATTGTTTCCAATCTAATGGCTAGTTACGTTCCACACAAGAAACATACATATAAGACCAcgaatatttaattaatatttatcgTTTTGATAATGCAGAAGGTGATTATTAAACGCTTAAGGCTAAAATTTTTGGTCTGTATATGTACTGgagaaactaattaattattagtacaAATCGAATATCGTATATTTGTTGTTCAAAGGAACCAATTTAAAATGAAGGTAACGTATAACTTTGGTGAAAAACCATTCAAAATGACACGGGAAATTCcacaatttctttaattaattataaaactacTCGTCGAATTTCTCCATTGGGTGGGATAATGCTTCTCAACCACTTTCAGAAGATAGGCCTTTGAAAGAGtagtaattttcttaattgaaCAGTGTAtatcaaatttctttctttttttcttttttttttttgtcttaaccaTGATTACAATCAAGAGGTTTTGAGTCTCTGTGTGTGCAGTATATCcagtttaaaaataatatattttaagaaagcgtttttttttaaaaaaaaaattggatttcAGTTAATGATACAAAGCATTGACCTAGACttacaagaatttatgatGAATCTAccactcaaaaaaaaaaaaatatatatatatatatatataattttttctgcACTCAGCGAAAAATTCCATGACTGCGGCAATCAATAGTTTCAAAGTCGTGACTCACAAGAGGATGAtactttaatgaaaaaattaatttttattcgtCAAGTGGTAACAATCAGTGAAAGGAACTgggaattttaattttattaataatggTTACAAGTCACAATTCACGCGGTGCTAAAAGGTTAATTATTTCTCCATCACTTTTTGACAAAGCTGTTgcactttaattttgttttattttatttgaggtATCCttctgatttattttttttgaataagaTCATCGGATAACTTGAGTTGATTGCTTGTGGACTaagtactaaattaattaattatgttcgGATACATATATCGTTGCGTCAAAGTCATTTCgttgttcattttttagtagttattgtctaaaataaatattacataaatttaaaaaaataatgcataatatgataatatgattgataacttaaattattgtattgtTTACGAAATTTAACAGTTGAAAACGGAGCAAAGCTTGTCCAGCATATTTGGTGTTTCCTGAattcagaaaacaaaaaatgaaatttgcaaaaaaaaaaactgaatgCTCCGTAGTTATCACATTTGCAACATTGGAATAAAGAATAGTAGTTAATGCCCACCATCTACGTAGTAATTTTCTCTTAATAGTTACAATctatagatatttaaaaaatttgtaaaatgttTTTTAGACAAAACATTATGAAAagaattgttttattgttttaactgCAAGATTAAAAAGGACCTAAGATTTTGAACCGGGAGAAGGGTTGGATCATAgatttaagtaaaaataaataagggaAAATGACAGCTACACCTctataatttgaataaatagTCATAGAGaccttcaaattttcaataaaggaCAGCAAAACCCCTTCCATTACATTTTATGGTTAATTTGGATGGGGAAAAAGATATTTAAGTACTTTTACTTTGTATTAACTCGCAATTTTAAAAAGGTTGACCGGACCTAACACTAAAGCATCCAATCAATGTTATAtctcataatttaattagacaaAAATCTATACATGCCTATTGTTAAGGGCCGCTGAAATTTGCCACAAACAGAGGCTAAATTGGTGTGCATGAGTTCGCTTAGAAAAGTCCGCTCAAATGCAGGATGTGTTTAGTAAGAGGGTACGCTCAACAATAGGCCGCCTCATACAATTAATGAACCATGATGCACTTAGTAAGCGGATAGTCCAAATTCACAAGCCAAAGTGAACAAGCCCTACTCGATTCTAGAATTCATCTCTACAACTTGTATTATCTAAATAATTCTACACTTATGTATTCTACAACCTAGTAGATTTTTAGGTAACTTGTGCAACTTGCGGAACTCTCTAGAACTAAGTAAGTCCCCCTATAAATAGGAGAAGGCATCCACCATTTTGCTCAACACCAA
This window of the Citrus sinensis cultivar Valencia sweet orange chromosome 8, DVS_A1.0, whole genome shotgun sequence genome carries:
- the LOC127898628 gene encoding uncharacterized protein LOC127898628, which gives rise to MGICNSCESTNVATAKVILHDGRLQEFAYPVRVSQVLEKNPMSFVCNMEDMDFDTFLSGINGDEMLQPGRLYFALPVSWLKSPLRGEKMVSLAVKASLALNKMRGGRGKCCGCVVKKDDFWLDFSTRVLGLSSPKIVVGDGGDGSGGSTLNRKGRGGRGRFTTKLNVIFEEKNDDHE